A single window of uncultured Methanospirillum sp. DNA harbors:
- a CDS encoding subtype A tannase has translation MMVLVVFLCGCATSSIQSPSSNSTAIQLGDYHQDDQNLAFTNSAWHYDAENNIYWQIGVVYCSKPETTDYENLAIYVPGDYFTAASNGDGTYTCTYNKTGTVNGYTAKTAPIVFPMNTGGYSAQAPATSYSYSGISNYTKSGLVYVYAGLRGRNNGYDSNGTLIYSGGAPWGVTDLKAAVRYYRFNQEILPGNTDRIFVFGMSGGGAQTAIMGASGDSTLYFPYLESIGAAMVDTSGSYISDAIFGAMCWCPITSLDYADEAYEWNMGQYASTGTRNNTTWTSAMSADMALAYGPYINGLQLKDENGIVLTLKETTGGIYTSGTYADYLLSVIEGSLANFLHDTSFPYTKTQSSIKPDGGFGGGAPGTPPQGGMPMGSMSTGLSPGGNQTQSTDSNPITYNTVQDYINSLNSDGEWVKYDADTNTVKITSIKDFVNHCKNATKSVPAFDDVNRTQAENYVFGNDASDARHFDETVAELLEKNQAKYSGYSDWNSSLIDAYKTDLSTLDKFGHGIAYRQNMYNPMYYICNYYDGYNNSTPAPHWRIRTGINQGDTALTVETNMALALRQYDKVKDVDFETVWGLGHTTAERTGDNTDNFINWVNTCVAKNST, from the coding sequence ATGATGGTATTGGTTGTATTCCTGTGTGGCTGTGCCACCTCTTCTATTCAATCACCATCCTCTAATTCAACAGCAATACAGCTTGGCGATTATCATCAGGACGATCAGAACCTCGCTTTTACCAATAGTGCATGGCACTACGATGCTGAGAACAATATATACTGGCAGATCGGTGTTGTCTATTGTTCAAAACCTGAAACCACCGATTATGAAAACTTAGCAATCTATGTTCCAGGAGACTACTTCACTGCAGCTTCAAATGGTGATGGAACCTACACCTGCACATACAATAAGACAGGGACGGTCAATGGATATACAGCAAAGACCGCACCGATAGTGTTTCCGATGAACACAGGTGGCTATTCAGCACAGGCACCCGCAACATCGTACAGTTATTCCGGTATTTCTAACTATACAAAATCTGGATTAGTGTATGTCTATGCCGGATTAAGAGGCCGTAATAACGGCTATGACAGTAACGGCACACTGATATACAGCGGTGGTGCACCATGGGGAGTGACTGATCTAAAGGCTGCAGTGAGATATTATCGGTTTAATCAGGAGATCCTTCCCGGAAACACAGACCGGATATTTGTCTTCGGTATGAGTGGAGGAGGAGCCCAGACCGCTATAATGGGTGCTTCAGGAGATAGCACACTCTATTTCCCGTATCTGGAATCTATCGGTGCTGCAATGGTTGATACCAGTGGTTCGTATATCAGTGATGCAATATTTGGGGCTATGTGCTGGTGCCCTATTACCAGCCTGGATTATGCAGATGAAGCGTATGAATGGAATATGGGTCAGTACGCTTCAACAGGTACCCGAAATAATACTACCTGGACATCTGCCATGTCTGCCGACATGGCTCTTGCGTATGGACCCTACATCAACGGTCTCCAGCTCAAAGATGAGAACGGTATCGTCCTAACCCTGAAGGAGACCACAGGGGGTATCTACACCTCCGGGACATATGCCGATTATCTCCTTTCAGTCATTGAGGGTTCTTTAGCCAACTTCCTTCATGATACATCGTTCCCATATACAAAAACCCAAAGCAGTATCAAACCTGACGGTGGTTTTGGCGGTGGTGCTCCGGGTACTCCCCCACAAGGTGGTATGCCAATGGGAAGTATGTCCACAGGTTTGTCTCCAGGCGGAAATCAAACCCAGTCAACCGACTCAAATCCGATAACCTACAACACAGTTCAGGATTACATCAATTCATTGAACTCTGATGGAGAGTGGGTCAAATATGATGCAGATACAAACACGGTAAAGATTACAAGTATCAAAGACTTCGTCAACCACTGTAAAAATGCAACAAAGTCGGTCCCTGCCTTTGATGATGTAAACAGAACACAGGCAGAGAACTATGTCTTTGGAAATGACGCCAGCGATGCACGTCATTTTGATGAGACTGTGGCTGAGTTGCTTGAGAAGAATCAGGCTAAATACTCAGGATATTCAGACTGGAATTCCTCACTCATTGATGCATATAAGACTGATCTGAGTACACTGGACAAGTTCGGCCACGGAATTGCATATCGTCAGAATATGTACAATCCAATGTATTATATCTGCAATTATTACGACGGGTATAATAACTCAACACCTGCTCCGCATTGGAGAATCAGGACTGGAATCAATCAGGGAGATACTGCTCTTACCGTCGAGACAAACATGGCATTGGCACTCAGGCAGTATGATAAAGTAAAGGATGTTGATTTTGAAACAGTCTGGGGATTAGGCCATACAACCGCAGAGCGAACAGGAGATAATACTGATAACTTCATCAACTGGGTTAATACCTGTGTAGCAAAGAACAGCACATGA
- a CDS encoding nitrogenase component 1: MSSAEVESTSEDYSEGRALEAPRFSCALGGALGTALGIYGSVPILHSGAGCGIGQLFGQLYAGGQNAGGPQGGTSTPCSSLVEHHVVFGGEEKLRDLISASTELMEGDLYAVITGCVPSLIGDDVSAVVRPFREEKDIIYVKTSGFTGNSYEGYELFFEAVINDLLKPAEKIKPKTVNIFGIVPYQHVFWKGDAKVIKDLLARIGITANVFLAEFDGTDQLRNIPSAEYNIVLSTWNGHRVANLLKEKYGTPYLTFPSVPIGPKQTAEFLRSVGKALNVSESVVEKVIESEERRVYRFIEYGGDAHMLVRPHPFFAVVADSGIAIGITRFLVNELGYLPDVVQISDEPPEEVRAEIIKHLTEGLETPVKPDVIFETDSYLVRQNLKNRPFMFLYASSLEAPTALQEYGALPITVSFPTMNRLILNRTYAGFDGALTLFEETISTFVGPL; encoded by the coding sequence ATGAGCAGTGCAGAAGTAGAATCGACATCTGAAGATTATTCAGAAGGGAGAGCATTAGAAGCACCGAGATTCTCCTGTGCACTTGGAGGAGCACTCGGAACTGCTCTCGGGATATATGGATCAGTTCCAATCCTTCACTCAGGAGCCGGCTGTGGTATCGGCCAGCTCTTCGGGCAGCTCTATGCCGGAGGCCAGAACGCAGGTGGTCCACAGGGAGGAACCAGTACTCCCTGTTCCTCACTTGTCGAGCACCACGTCGTCTTTGGCGGTGAGGAGAAACTGAGGGATCTCATCTCGGCAAGTACTGAACTGATGGAAGGGGATCTCTACGCAGTGATCACCGGTTGTGTTCCATCACTTATCGGAGATGACGTGAGTGCGGTTGTCAGACCATTTAGAGAGGAGAAGGACATCATCTATGTGAAGACTTCCGGGTTTACCGGAAATTCATATGAAGGGTATGAACTCTTCTTTGAAGCAGTAATCAACGACCTGCTCAAACCAGCAGAGAAGATCAAGCCGAAGACGGTGAACATATTCGGAATAGTTCCATATCAGCATGTCTTCTGGAAAGGAGATGCAAAAGTCATAAAGGATCTGCTTGCGAGAATCGGAATAACCGCAAATGTGTTCCTTGCCGAGTTTGACGGAACCGATCAGCTCAGAAACATCCCATCTGCAGAGTATAACATCGTCCTCTCGACATGGAACGGTCACCGGGTTGCAAACCTGCTGAAAGAGAAGTATGGCACACCGTATCTGACATTCCCATCAGTTCCAATCGGGCCAAAACAGACCGCTGAGTTCCTCAGGAGCGTTGGAAAGGCACTCAATGTTTCAGAGAGTGTTGTTGAGAAGGTCATTGAATCTGAAGAGCGACGGGTGTACCGGTTCATTGAATACGGTGGTGACGCTCACATGCTGGTCAGACCACATCCGTTCTTTGCGGTAGTGGCTGATTCAGGCATTGCAATAGGGATTACCCGGTTCCTGGTCAATGAACTCGGGTATTTGCCAGATGTCGTCCAGATCTCTGATGAACCACCGGAGGAGGTCAGGGCAGAGATCATAAAACATCTCACCGAAGGCCTTGAGACCCCGGTTAAACCTGATGTGATATTTGAGACCGATTCATATCTCGTGCGACAGAATCTGAAGAACCGCCCATTCATGTTCCTGTATGCAAGTTCGCTCGAAGCACCAACTGCACTGCAGGAGTATGGAGCACTGCCGATAACCGTCTCATTCCCAACGATGAACCGGCTCATCTTAAACCGGACCTATGCCGGGTTTGATGGTGCTCTCACGCTCTTTGAAGAGACGATCAGCACCTTTGTCGGACCGCTATAA
- a CDS encoding histidine kinase N-terminal 7TM domain-containing protein, with protein MALGTLILSCSLLVPLLIGIVLSIFIWKNRRQAEDRVPFLSLFGIIFGESVYSTTYCLELLLPDPGGFMLLVIIRYFGMFLFLISMFLFVFWYIGLWTDLGKIIASILAIPGVAALIIIATNQYHHLFYPSYQQVTGDIPHFTHTNGIFYVPVQIYGLLILVIIFLLILYWMITSPRSYSPVIWLILLAILSPLTGLILYILGIRPLGFINLTPFSLILSVIILTIAFSKFHLIGLRPIAYQQIINEIPGGVLLLDGNHRIIEINHSAASILDVIWKDVLYMPLDHVLHPDHPVVKFLSLNRSEYAEFKSGVRFFYLNKKIQTGKMGQGIGTLLLFTDITRQKHDEAELKKKEQSLQKSELRYKQLLENTPDLIWKINQQGTFIYVSPSWTRILGYPVTPTIGKNIRQFIHPDDIPGFELYLNNSIKHVERREGIEYRVLHADTSWHWHYGSLIIVSPDSGDEISTIGSSRDITNMKLTENALKRANRQLNLLSSITRHDLLNGIMVIMAYLDLAKEYQMEPELETIFKKIDHVLPIMQSQIEFTRVYDVLGSHEPAWQNISRILEKKTTLVSSLEYCDCNMFEIFADPMVERVFDNLIDNSLRHGEHVSNISVRCIENGKNLEIIYQDDGVGIPVDLKSRIFERGFGKNTGMGLFLVRDILELTGISIIENGLYGSGARFEMVVPWESYRRFKESAGYRTNH; from the coding sequence ATGGCACTTGGCACACTTATCCTCTCATGTTCTCTCCTGGTTCCTTTACTCATAGGAATAGTTCTGTCGATCTTCATCTGGAAGAATCGCAGACAGGCAGAGGATCGTGTGCCCTTTCTCTCACTCTTCGGAATAATATTTGGAGAAAGCGTCTATTCCACTACCTACTGCCTGGAATTACTCCTTCCTGATCCAGGTGGATTCATGCTTCTGGTTATCATCCGGTATTTTGGAATGTTTTTGTTCTTGATCTCCATGTTCCTTTTTGTCTTCTGGTATATCGGGCTGTGGACAGATCTTGGAAAGATTATTGCATCTATCCTTGCGATTCCCGGTGTAGCGGCTCTTATTATCATCGCAACAAACCAGTATCACCACCTGTTCTACCCATCGTATCAGCAGGTAACCGGAGATATTCCGCATTTTACCCATACGAATGGCATATTCTACGTGCCCGTGCAGATATACGGGTTGTTGATTCTGGTAATCATCTTTCTCCTTATCCTGTACTGGATGATTACCTCTCCCCGTTCATACAGTCCGGTAATCTGGTTGATCCTTCTGGCGATCCTCTCACCATTAACCGGGTTGATTCTGTATATCCTGGGAATACGACCTTTGGGATTCATCAATCTTACCCCGTTCAGTTTAATATTGTCAGTAATCATCCTCACCATCGCATTCAGCAAATTTCATCTGATTGGATTACGACCGATAGCGTATCAACAGATCATCAATGAGATACCAGGAGGAGTTCTCCTTCTCGATGGAAATCATAGAATTATTGAGATAAATCACAGTGCAGCATCAATTCTGGATGTTATCTGGAAGGATGTTCTGTATATGCCTCTTGATCATGTTCTCCATCCTGATCACCCTGTGGTGAAGTTTCTCTCATTAAACAGGAGTGAATACGCGGAATTTAAAAGTGGAGTGCGGTTTTTCTATCTGAACAAAAAAATCCAGACCGGTAAGATGGGGCAAGGGATAGGAACACTTCTCCTGTTTACTGATATAACCCGGCAAAAACATGATGAAGCAGAGTTAAAGAAGAAAGAACAATCACTTCAGAAGAGTGAGTTACGATACAAACAGCTCCTGGAGAATACTCCGGACCTCATCTGGAAGATTAATCAACAGGGAACCTTCATCTATGTCTCTCCATCATGGACCCGAATTCTCGGGTATCCTGTAACGCCAACAATCGGGAAAAACATCCGCCAATTTATTCATCCAGACGATATACCTGGCTTTGAGTTGTATCTAAACAACTCCATCAAGCATGTGGAGAGAAGGGAAGGAATTGAGTATCGTGTATTACATGCTGATACATCATGGCACTGGCATTATGGAAGTCTGATCATCGTCTCACCTGATAGCGGAGACGAGATATCAACCATCGGTTCGTCTCGTGACATTACAAATATGAAACTGACTGAAAATGCTCTTAAGAGAGCAAACCGTCAACTCAATCTCCTCTCCAGTATCACCAGACACGACCTGTTGAATGGTATCATGGTGATAATGGCGTATCTTGATCTAGCAAAAGAGTATCAGATGGAGCCAGAATTAGAGACGATATTCAAAAAAATAGACCATGTCCTCCCAATAATGCAATCCCAGATTGAGTTTACCCGTGTGTATGATGTGCTGGGATCTCATGAACCTGCATGGCAGAATATCTCCAGGATATTGGAGAAGAAGACTACTCTCGTGAGTTCATTGGAATATTGTGACTGTAATATGTTCGAAATATTTGCTGATCCCATGGTGGAACGGGTGTTTGATAATCTTATCGACAATTCACTTCGGCATGGTGAGCATGTGAGCAACATATCGGTCAGATGTATTGAAAATGGAAAGAACCTGGAGATAATCTATCAAGATGATGGTGTTGGAATCCCTGTTGATCTGAAATCCCGGATCTTCGAGCGTGGATTTGGGAAAAATACCGGTATGGGGCTGTTTCTAGTGCGAGATATCCTTGAACTTACTGGTATTTCAATAATTGAGAACGGATTGTATGGTTCAGGTGCCAGGTTCGAGATGGTTGTACCTTGGGAGTCATACCGGAGATTCAAAGAATCTGCCGGGTATCGCACGAATCACTAA
- a CDS encoding nitrogenase component 1, which yields MVYNTREEAEKELYEKKIDLSQTTCPNREQRANGINIFYGKASELVDQAKSGCLKNHERGFAQSSGCTLNFYLSVRVGTIRDSATIFHAPVGCSSSALGYRELFRGVPVEMGRPANYDLHWMTTNLRDKDVVYGAGDKLKKTIYEAQRRYNPKAIFILTSCTTGIIGEDIEGAVADVQPHIDATIVPIHCEGVRSRLVQTGYDAFWHAILKYLVKKPQKKQEDLVNVASMLSYTWQDRLEIQRLLSKVGLRANLIPEFASVEQFQQLSEAAVTAPLCPTYTDYISRGLEQEYGVPYFMYPSPMGVANTDEWLRQIGKHTGKVDEIEALIEDEHKTWIPKLQAIRSEFDRIAAEKGSKVRVLGSLGQGRLLAQLPFFDELGLTSPAAMSQDYDNLILEDLEEVISKVGDFDLLVNTFQAAEQSHITQQLDPDLTLSCPFQGGAYKRVKGSTRIHALRGDPHPWSAQSGYTGAIAFGNFLLQALKSTSFQKTLKAKTKDSYREWWFKQSNPLYYMKPESI from the coding sequence ATGGTATATAACACCAGGGAAGAAGCAGAAAAGGAGCTCTACGAGAAGAAGATAGATCTCTCCCAGACCACCTGTCCAAACCGTGAACAGCGGGCAAATGGTATCAATATCTTCTATGGGAAAGCGAGTGAGCTCGTCGATCAGGCAAAATCAGGATGCCTGAAGAACCATGAGCGTGGATTCGCACAGTCGTCAGGATGTACGCTCAACTTCTACCTCTCGGTTCGTGTCGGAACCATCAGGGACTCGGCAACGATCTTCCATGCCCCAGTGGGGTGTTCATCGTCAGCACTCGGATACCGTGAGCTCTTCAGGGGAGTCCCTGTCGAGATGGGAAGACCTGCAAACTATGACCTGCACTGGATGACCACAAACCTTCGGGACAAGGATGTCGTATACGGGGCCGGCGACAAGCTGAAGAAAACCATATACGAGGCACAACGCCGGTATAATCCAAAGGCAATCTTCATCCTGACTTCCTGTACTACCGGGATCATCGGTGAGGACATCGAAGGAGCAGTCGCTGATGTGCAGCCTCATATCGACGCAACCATCGTTCCGATACACTGTGAAGGCGTTCGATCCCGGCTGGTTCAGACCGGATATGATGCATTCTGGCATGCAATCCTGAAGTACCTGGTGAAGAAACCACAGAAGAAGCAGGAGGACCTGGTTAATGTTGCAAGCATGCTCTCATACACCTGGCAGGACAGGCTTGAGATTCAGAGGCTGCTCAGCAAGGTCGGTCTTCGTGCAAACCTGATTCCGGAGTTTGCCAGTGTGGAACAGTTCCAGCAGCTTTCAGAGGCCGCAGTAACTGCACCACTCTGCCCGACGTATACCGATTACATCTCTCGCGGACTCGAGCAGGAGTATGGTGTTCCGTACTTCATGTATCCCTCACCGATGGGTGTTGCAAATACTGATGAGTGGCTCAGACAGATCGGAAAGCATACAGGTAAGGTCGATGAGATCGAGGCGTTGATCGAGGATGAACACAAGACCTGGATTCCAAAACTACAGGCGATCAGATCAGAGTTTGACCGGATTGCTGCTGAAAAGGGAAGCAAGGTACGGGTGCTCGGATCACTCGGACAGGGCAGGCTGCTTGCACAGCTCCCGTTCTTTGACGAACTCGGGCTCACGTCACCGGCTGCGATGTCACAGGACTATGACAATCTGATCCTTGAGGATCTCGAAGAGGTTATCTCAAAGGTTGGTGACTTCGATCTCCTGGTGAACACGTTCCAGGCCGCAGAGCAGTCACATATCACCCAGCAGCTCGACCCCGATCTGACCCTCAGTTGCCCATTCCAGGGAGGGGCATACAAGAGAGTCAAGGGATCAACCAGGATTCACGCACTTCGTGGAGATCCACATCCGTGGAGTGCACAGAGCGGGTACACCGGAGCGATCGCCTTTGGAAATTTCCTCCTCCAGGCACTTAAGAGTACCTCGTTCCAGAAGACCCTCAAAGCGAAGACAAAAGACAGTTACCGCGAGTGGTGGTTCAAACAGTCAAACCCACTCTACTACATGAAACCGGAGAGTATCTAA
- the thiI gene encoding tRNA uracil 4-sulfurtransferase ThiI, whose translation MKTDIWLVRYSEIFLKSEPVRRSWEDILIRSLAGRLPDCSVTRERGRIWISGPVDPDQLRYTFGVHSFSPCKKASLSDIKEETARYAAETGIGKASTFALRVHRTGEHPFTSQELARDLGDYLRSFHPELRADLKNPEYELYIEVREQNCYFYTEIFPGPGGVPPGASGTLVALHSGGIDSPVAMYMMMKRGCKIIPVYIKIAPFHDDSSEERARLIVEHLKRYQPDLSLHVIDDGQVYANRMQLKKKGIEKYACVLCKRHLYRIAEDIARKSGAKGIVTGESLAQVASQTLDNLFVLDDAVDVPVYRPLIGYDKEETIIMARKIGTFDLSIMQVPSCCCAIPFKPATTSERERVQEIEDTLYSE comes from the coding sequence ATGAAGACTGATATTTGGTTAGTTAGATATTCTGAAATATTTCTAAAGAGCGAACCGGTCAGGAGATCATGGGAGGATATCCTGATCCGCTCACTGGCAGGCAGGCTGCCTGACTGTTCTGTGACCAGAGAGCGGGGACGGATATGGATATCAGGCCCCGTTGATCCTGACCAGCTCAGATACACATTCGGTGTCCACTCCTTCTCACCATGTAAAAAAGCATCCCTTTCTGACATAAAAGAGGAGACAGCAAGGTATGCTGCAGAGACGGGCATCGGCAAGGCATCTACGTTTGCACTCAGAGTCCACCGGACCGGTGAGCACCCCTTCACCTCTCAGGAGCTGGCACGGGATCTCGGAGATTATTTGAGGAGTTTTCACCCTGAACTACGTGCAGATCTCAAAAATCCGGAGTACGAACTGTATATTGAAGTCAGGGAACAGAACTGTTACTTTTACACTGAAATATTCCCGGGTCCGGGAGGGGTGCCCCCCGGTGCATCAGGAACCCTTGTTGCCCTTCACTCAGGTGGTATCGACTCACCGGTTGCAATGTACATGATGATGAAACGGGGATGTAAAATAATCCCGGTGTACATCAAGATTGCTCCGTTTCATGATGACAGTTCAGAAGAGAGGGCACGTCTCATTGTCGAGCATCTCAAGAGGTATCAGCCAGATCTCTCTCTCCATGTGATCGATGACGGTCAGGTGTATGCAAACCGGATGCAACTCAAAAAGAAGGGAATTGAGAAGTATGCCTGTGTCCTCTGTAAACGGCACCTCTACCGGATTGCTGAGGACATCGCCCGAAAATCAGGGGCGAAGGGGATCGTTACCGGTGAATCCCTGGCCCAGGTTGCATCCCAGACACTTGACAACCTCTTTGTCCTTGATGATGCAGTAGATGTGCCGGTGTATCGTCCGCTCATCGGGTATGATAAAGAGGAGACGATCATCATGGCACGAAAGATCGGGACATTCGATCTCTCGATCATGCAGGTCCCGTCCTGCTGCTGTGCCATCCCGTTCAAACCTGCAACAACATCAGAGCGGGAAAGAGTACAAGAGATAGAAGATACCCTGTACAGCGAGTAA
- a CDS encoding nitrogenase iron protein NifH: protein MTGTKNIAIYGKGGIGKSTTTSNISAALADSGLKVIQIGCDPKSDSTNNLRGGKSIPSVLDAIRSGKKVEIEDIVYEGFGGVLCIEAGGPEPGVGCAGRGIIAAIELLRQKKIFEEYKPDVVLYDVLGDVVCGGFSVPIREGVAEQVYTVTSADFMAVYAANNLFKGIKKYANSGGALFSGIIANSVSLPIHKEIIDDFAAQTGTTIAEYVPRSITITRSELRGQTAVEYDPDSEQADVYRKLAKAIITNEKKYVPAPLDAEGLKGWAESWSDRLLEKKDDDGRVSQSGRAAAAT, encoded by the coding sequence ATGACCGGAACCAAAAATATTGCCATTTATGGAAAGGGCGGTATTGGAAAGTCAACAACGACATCCAATATCAGTGCAGCTCTTGCTGACAGTGGCCTGAAGGTCATCCAGATAGGATGCGACCCGAAGAGTGATTCGACCAACAACCTCCGTGGAGGAAAATCCATCCCGTCAGTTCTTGACGCCATCAGGAGCGGTAAGAAGGTCGAGATCGAAGACATCGTGTACGAGGGATTCGGAGGAGTACTCTGCATTGAAGCCGGAGGACCAGAGCCGGGTGTAGGCTGCGCAGGACGAGGAATTATCGCAGCTATCGAACTACTCAGACAGAAGAAGATCTTCGAGGAGTACAAACCAGACGTTGTCCTCTATGACGTCCTCGGTGATGTGGTCTGTGGAGGATTCTCGGTCCCAATCCGTGAGGGTGTTGCAGAGCAGGTGTACACGGTTACATCTGCCGATTTCATGGCAGTATATGCTGCAAACAACCTCTTCAAGGGGATTAAGAAGTATGCCAACAGTGGAGGAGCTCTCTTCTCAGGCATCATCGCAAACTCGGTTTCCCTGCCGATTCACAAGGAGATCATCGATGACTTCGCTGCCCAGACCGGGACAACCATCGCCGAGTATGTACCGAGATCGATCACCATCACAAGGAGTGAACTTCGTGGGCAGACAGCGGTTGAGTATGATCCTGACTCCGAGCAGGCAGATGTCTACCGGAAGCTTGCGAAGGCGATCATAACCAACGAGAAGAAGTACGTCCCTGCCCCGCTTGACGCGGAAGGACTGAAAGGGTGGGCTGAATCATGGTCAGACAGACTCCTTGAGAAAAAGGACGATGATGGCAGAGTCAGTCAGTCAGGAAGAGCAGCAGCAGCCACGTAA
- the larE gene encoding ATP-dependent sacrificial sulfur transferase LarE yields MDLTTKLSRLEGILKEHAPILIAYSGGVDSSLLAALSLETLGTKNARCVLVDGPEVPRRGIAEAISTATALGLNLEIIKGESLSKDLKQINPSDRCRHCKIGTYQTLAEAAGRYGSNSIADGANISDLGEHRPGIDAFSSCGVIHPFIMAEITKQDIREIARQKGLPFWDKPSSACLYSRIPYGDEITDKKLQMIEESEEVLKGFGFTQVRVRHHGNIARIELLPDDMIKFMALKTEIEQKIRDIGFSYVTLDLRGYRSGSMDEVLP; encoded by the coding sequence ATGGATCTTACAACAAAACTCTCCAGACTCGAAGGGATACTCAAAGAACATGCACCGATCCTGATCGCATACTCAGGAGGAGTGGATAGTTCACTCCTGGCTGCACTGTCCCTGGAGACACTCGGCACAAAAAACGCCCGCTGTGTCCTTGTAGATGGACCTGAAGTCCCACGCAGAGGGATTGCAGAAGCAATATCTACCGCTACAGCACTCGGTTTGAACCTTGAGATAATCAAGGGTGAATCACTTTCAAAAGACCTGAAACAGATCAATCCGTCAGACCGGTGCAGACACTGCAAGATAGGCACATACCAGACTCTTGCAGAAGCAGCCGGGCGATATGGAAGTAATTCAATCGCTGACGGAGCAAACATCTCTGATCTGGGAGAACATCGTCCCGGAATCGATGCCTTCAGCTCATGCGGCGTGATTCATCCGTTCATTATGGCAGAGATCACAAAACAGGATATCAGGGAGATCGCACGACAGAAAGGACTCCCGTTCTGGGACAAGCCATCTTCTGCATGCCTGTACTCCCGTATCCCGTATGGCGACGAGATAACAGATAAAAAACTGCAGATGATCGAGGAGAGTGAAGAAGTGTTGAAGGGCTTCGGATTCACCCAGGTCAGAGTACGCCATCATGGAAATATCGCACGGATCGAACTGCTGCCTGATGATATGATCAAATTCATGGCCCTGAAAACAGAGATCGAGCAGAAAATTCGGGATATCGGATTCTCGTATGTCACACTCGACCTTCGGGGATACCGCTCAGGAAGCATGGACGAAGTGCTGCCATAA
- a CDS encoding cation:proton antiporter, with amino-acid sequence MEELFISPEFQMSLLLLVALAGYLIASRINQSAVIGLIFVGILVGPSVLGWIQYTDFVSSLAHLGAVILLFVIGLEFKLHEIMQIRNGIIALVGVIIPWIGGYGISILFGYSGTSAIFIGTALTATSIAITANVLQELDQLQTNAAKAIIGAAVIDDILSLLALSISNEAASGSISGISIAFMAIKAVAFVIIGAAVGVLIISRFIEYVDETPFAGKYPEFTFIFAMMMAFVYGILAEMVGLSAIVGAFIAGVSFNEIKLKQGHDLKEGAGYLQIIFASIFFVSLGIMVDLKAVTSDIAIFLVILTIIAVVTKLIGCGVPAYFSGMSVKESLIVGFGMAPRGEVAMIVALIGLQEGVINQGIYVTIIIMSLLTTMFTPLIYRNCFFRDCKNGVNGS; translated from the coding sequence ATGGAAGAGTTATTTATTTCACCTGAATTTCAGATGAGTCTGCTTCTGCTTGTTGCCCTTGCTGGTTATCTGATAGCCTCTCGAATTAACCAGTCCGCAGTAATCGGGCTTATCTTCGTCGGGATTCTCGTTGGTCCGAGTGTTCTCGGATGGATTCAGTACACGGATTTTGTGAGTAGTCTTGCCCATCTGGGTGCAGTGATCCTGCTCTTTGTGATAGGATTGGAATTTAAACTGCATGAGATTATGCAGATTCGAAACGGAATAATTGCCCTTGTCGGAGTGATTATTCCCTGGATCGGAGGATATGGTATTTCAATTCTCTTCGGGTACTCAGGAACCAGTGCGATCTTTATCGGGACAGCACTCACCGCAACGAGCATCGCAATTACGGCAAATGTTCTTCAGGAACTTGACCAGCTCCAGACCAATGCAGCAAAAGCAATCATCGGTGCGGCTGTTATCGATGATATTCTGAGTCTCCTTGCACTATCCATCAGCAATGAAGCTGCCAGCGGATCGATATCAGGAATATCAATTGCATTTATGGCAATCAAAGCGGTGGCATTTGTCATTATCGGAGCGGCAGTAGGGGTTCTGATCATCTCCCGGTTTATCGAATACGTTGACGAAACACCATTTGCCGGAAAATACCCGGAGTTCACCTTCATATTTGCGATGATGATGGCATTTGTCTATGGAATTCTTGCTGAAATGGTTGGGTTATCAGCGATTGTCGGTGCATTCATCGCTGGTGTTTCATTCAACGAGATCAAACTGAAACAGGGTCATGATCTAAAAGAAGGAGCAGGATATCTCCAGATCATTTTTGCATCAATATTCTTTGTTTCACTTGGAATTATGGTTGATCTGAAAGCAGTAACATCTGATATTGCCATATTCCTTGTTATATTGACAATAATTGCAGTAGTAACCAAATTAATCGGCTGTGGAGTTCCGGCATATTTCAGTGGTATGAGTGTTAAGGAGTCACTCATTGTCGGATTTGGGATGGCACCCCGGGGAGAGGTCGCAATGATTGTCGCATTAATCGGGCTGCAGGAAGGGGTAATAAATCAGGGTATCTATGTCACTATCATCATCATGAGCCTGCTTACAACAATGTTCACTCCGTTAATCTACCGGAACTGTTTCTTCCGGGACTGTAAGAATGGGGTGAATGGTTCATAA